The proteins below are encoded in one region of Sminthopsis crassicaudata isolate SCR6 chromosome 1, ASM4859323v1, whole genome shotgun sequence:
- the QTRT1 gene encoding queuine tRNA-ribosyltransferase catalytic subunit 1 isoform X2, which yields MAAPTEPQSTRCPEPMAAAGGTRAPAALALRVVAECGRSKARACELRLPHGAVSTPVFMPVGTQGTMKGVTAAQLDSLGCRICLGNTYHLGTRPGPELIQKAGGLHGFMNWSRNLLTDSGGFQMVSLLALSEVTEEGVRFHSPYDGAEILLSPEKSVEIQNALGSDIMMQLDDVVSSTLTGSRVEEAMHRSIRWLDRCISANRRPDQQNLFAIIQGGLDPVLRSKCLEEMTKRDVPGFAIGGLSGGESKEKFWKMVTLSTDHLPREKPRYLMGVGYATDLVVCVALGCDMFDCVFPTRTARFGSALVPTGNLQLKKKQFAKDFRPIDEACMCPTCQRHTRAFLHVLLHSNNTAALHHVTVHNIAYQMKQLKLSACPK from the exons ATGGCGGCACCCACGGAACCCCAGTCCACGAGGTGTCCAGAACCGATGGCAGCGGCCGGCGGGACTCGGGCCCCGGCAGCCTTGGCGCTGCGGGTGGTGGCCGAGTGCGGCCGCAGCAAGGCGCGGGCGTGCGAGCTGCGCCTGCCGCACGGCGCCGTGTCCACGCCGGTGTTCATGCCTGTGGGGACTCAGGGAACCATGAAGGGGGTCACGGCGGCGCAGCTGGACAGCCTGGGCTGCCGCATCTGTCTGGGCAACACGTACCACCTGGGCACGAGGCCG GGTCCTGAGCTCATACAGAAGGCAGGCGGGCTGCATGGCTTTATGAACTGGAGCCGAAACCTCCTCACG GACAGTGGTGGCTTCCAAATGGTGTCCCTGCTGGCTCTGTCCGAAGTGACGGAGGAAGGAGTGCGATTCCATTCCCCCTACGATGGTGCCGAGATCCTGCTGAGCCCAGAGAAGTCTGTGGAGATTCAGAATGCCCTGG GCTCAGACATCATGATGCAGCTGGATGATGTGGTCAGCAGCACTCTGACCGGCTCTCGGGTGGAGGAGGCCATGCACAG GTCCATCCGCTGGCTAGACAGGTGCATCTCAGCCAACCGACGGCCTGACCAGCAAAACCTATTTGCCATCATCCAGGGTGGCCTGGATCCTGTTTTACGGAGCAAATGCCTTGAAG AGATGACCAAGAGGGACGTGCCAGGCTTTGCCATTGGGGGACTGAGTGGAGGCGAGAGTAAGGAGAAATTCTGGAAGATGGTGACCCTGAGCACGGACCACCTACCCCGGGAGAAGCCTCGCTACCTTATGGGCGTTGG CTATGCTACTGACTTGGTGGTCTGCGTTGCCCTGGGCTGTGACATGTTTGACTGTGTCTTCCCCACACGCACAGCG cGCTTTGGGTCCGCCCTTGTCCCCACCGGAAACCTCCAGTTGAAGAAGAAACAATTTGCAAAGGATTTCCGGCCCATTGATGAGGCTTGTATGTGCCCCACCTGTCAGAG gCACACGAGGGCCTTCCTCCATGTTTTACTACACAGCAACAATACAGCTGCCTTGCATCATGTCACTGTGCACAACATCGCCTACCAG atgaaacagCTGAAGCTAAGTGCTTGCCCAAAGTGA
- the QTRT1 gene encoding queuine tRNA-ribosyltransferase catalytic subunit 1 isoform X1: protein MAAPTEPQSTRCPEPMAAAGGTRAPAALALRVVAECGRSKARACELRLPHGAVSTPVFMPVGTQGTMKGVTAAQLDSLGCRICLGNTYHLGTRPGPELIQKAGGLHGFMNWSRNLLTDSGGFQMVSLLALSEVTEEGVRFHSPYDGAEILLSPEKSVEIQNALGSDIMMQLDDVVSSTLTGSRVEEAMHRSIRWLDRCISANRRPDQQNLFAIIQGGLDPVLRSKCLEEMTKRDVPGFAIGGLSGGESKEKFWKMVTLSTDHLPREKPRYLMGVGYATDLVVCVALGCDMFDCVFPTRTARFGSALVPTGNLQLKKKQFAKDFRPIDEACMCPTCQRHTRAFLHVLLHSNNTAALHHVTVHNIAYQLRLMDAIRTSIVEHRFPDFVRDFMKTMYGDVGRCPGWAVEALQSVGIPLS, encoded by the exons ATGGCGGCACCCACGGAACCCCAGTCCACGAGGTGTCCAGAACCGATGGCAGCGGCCGGCGGGACTCGGGCCCCGGCAGCCTTGGCGCTGCGGGTGGTGGCCGAGTGCGGCCGCAGCAAGGCGCGGGCGTGCGAGCTGCGCCTGCCGCACGGCGCCGTGTCCACGCCGGTGTTCATGCCTGTGGGGACTCAGGGAACCATGAAGGGGGTCACGGCGGCGCAGCTGGACAGCCTGGGCTGCCGCATCTGTCTGGGCAACACGTACCACCTGGGCACGAGGCCG GGTCCTGAGCTCATACAGAAGGCAGGCGGGCTGCATGGCTTTATGAACTGGAGCCGAAACCTCCTCACG GACAGTGGTGGCTTCCAAATGGTGTCCCTGCTGGCTCTGTCCGAAGTGACGGAGGAAGGAGTGCGATTCCATTCCCCCTACGATGGTGCCGAGATCCTGCTGAGCCCAGAGAAGTCTGTGGAGATTCAGAATGCCCTGG GCTCAGACATCATGATGCAGCTGGATGATGTGGTCAGCAGCACTCTGACCGGCTCTCGGGTGGAGGAGGCCATGCACAG GTCCATCCGCTGGCTAGACAGGTGCATCTCAGCCAACCGACGGCCTGACCAGCAAAACCTATTTGCCATCATCCAGGGTGGCCTGGATCCTGTTTTACGGAGCAAATGCCTTGAAG AGATGACCAAGAGGGACGTGCCAGGCTTTGCCATTGGGGGACTGAGTGGAGGCGAGAGTAAGGAGAAATTCTGGAAGATGGTGACCCTGAGCACGGACCACCTACCCCGGGAGAAGCCTCGCTACCTTATGGGCGTTGG CTATGCTACTGACTTGGTGGTCTGCGTTGCCCTGGGCTGTGACATGTTTGACTGTGTCTTCCCCACACGCACAGCG cGCTTTGGGTCCGCCCTTGTCCCCACCGGAAACCTCCAGTTGAAGAAGAAACAATTTGCAAAGGATTTCCGGCCCATTGATGAGGCTTGTATGTGCCCCACCTGTCAGAG gCACACGAGGGCCTTCCTCCATGTTTTACTACACAGCAACAATACAGCTGCCTTGCATCATGTCACTGTGCACAACATCGCCTACCAG CTGCGGCTGATGGATGCTATCCGGACCAGCATTGTGGAGCATCGCTTCCCAGACTTTGTTCGGGATTTCATGAAGACCATGTATGGAGATGTGGGGCGCTGCCCAGGCTGGGCCGTGGAGGCCCTGCAGTCAGTGGGCATCCCTTTAAGCTGA